One window of Quercus robur chromosome 5, dhQueRobu3.1, whole genome shotgun sequence genomic DNA carries:
- the LOC126725340 gene encoding acid phosphatase 1-like: MCSKVSYRNYLHIASKMRMLLLFFLATVVVSSSQGSDLGLSYQIHLLRPQSGNKVPGLSCLSWRLGVETRNIIGWTTVPKECEGYVGHYMLGYQYREDSKVVTNQAIVYAQSLKLKGDGKDVWVFDIDETTLSNLPYYAEHGFGVQPYNSTLFNQWVITAKAPALPESMKLYKTLLSLGIKVVFLTGRSEEQRTVTTNNLNHVGFHTWEKLILKASSYKGKTAVEYKSTERKKLEKNGYRIIGNIGDQWSDLMGTPTGNRTFKLPDPMYYIS; encoded by the exons ATGTGTAGCAAAGTTTCTTATAGAAATTATTTACATATAGCTAGCAAGATGAGAATGTTGCTACTCTTCTTTCTTGCCACAGTTGTGGTATCATCGTCCCAAGGATCAGACCTAGGTCTATCTTACCAAATTCACCTTCTCAGGCCACAATCCGGTAACAAAGTTCCTGGATTATCATGCCTAAGTTGGCGACTCGGGGTCGAAACTCGCAATATCATTGGCTGGACTACGGTTCCAAAAGAGTGTGAAGGGTATGTAGGTCACTACATGCTAGGCTACCAGTACAGAGAAGACTCCAAAGTGGTTACTAATCAGGCTATTGTCTATGCTCAGAGCCTCAAACTCAAGGGAGATGGCAAGGATGTGTGGGTCTTTGACATAGATGAGACTACACTCTCTAATCTACCTTACTATGCTGAGCATGGATTTGG GGTCCAGCCATATAATTCTACGTTATTCAACCAATGGGTCATTACAGCCAAAGCACCAGCATTGCCGGAGAGTATGAAGTTGTACAAAACACTGCTATCTCTTGGGATTAAGGTTGTATTCCTAACAGGAAGATCAGAAGAACAAAGAACTGTCACAACAAATAATCTAAATCATGTTGGATTCCACACTTGGGAGAAGCTCATACTCAA GGCCTCATCTTATAAAGGAAAAACAGCTGTGGAGTACAAATCGACTGAGAGGAAGAAGCTTGAGAAAAATGGGTACAGAATCATTGGGAACATTGGTGACCAGTGGAGCGATCTCATGGGTACTCCAACTGGCAATCGGACTTTCAAGCTACCCGATCCAATGTACTATATTAGTTGA